One segment of Microbacterium arborescens DNA contains the following:
- the guaA gene encoding glutamine-hydrolyzing GMP synthase, with the protein MTTQTETSQRPVLVVDFGAQYAQLIARRVREAGVYSELVPHTATAEEIAAKEPVGIILSGGPSSVYEPGAPAIDPGVFDLGVPTLGICYGFQVMAQSLGGEVANTGLREYGATDATIVTEGTLLEGQPVEQNVWMSHGDQVSRAPEGFEVLARTAATPVAAFANDTRKFYGVQWHPEVKHSDHGQKVLENFLHKAAGLPADWNSGNVIAEQVERIREQVGSGRVISALSGGVDSAVSTALVHKAVGDKLTAIFVDHGLLRKGEREQVENDYVASTGVRLITVDARERFLEALAGVSDPEQKRKIIGREFIRAFEQAERDLMAEAAADGEPIQFLVQGTLYPDVVESGGGAGTANIKSHHNVGGLPEDLQFELIEPLRTLFKDEVRAIGRELGLPEAIVGRQPFPGPGLGIRIVGEVTADRLEILRDADAIARAELTKAGLDAEIWQCPVVLLADVRSVGVQGDGRTYGHPIVLRPVSSEDAMTADWTRLPYDVLSKISNRITNEVRDVNRVVLDVTSKPPGTIEWE; encoded by the coding sequence GTGACCACCCAGACTGAAACGTCGCAGCGTCCTGTCCTCGTCGTCGACTTCGGCGCGCAGTACGCCCAGCTCATCGCCCGTCGCGTGCGCGAAGCGGGCGTCTACAGCGAACTCGTCCCGCACACCGCGACCGCCGAGGAGATCGCGGCGAAGGAGCCGGTGGGCATCATCCTCTCCGGCGGTCCGTCGTCGGTGTACGAACCCGGCGCCCCGGCGATCGACCCCGGGGTGTTCGATCTCGGCGTCCCGACCCTCGGGATCTGCTACGGATTCCAGGTGATGGCCCAGAGCCTGGGCGGTGAGGTCGCCAACACCGGACTCCGCGAATACGGCGCCACCGACGCGACCATCGTCACGGAGGGCACCCTGCTCGAGGGGCAGCCGGTCGAGCAGAACGTCTGGATGAGTCACGGAGACCAGGTCTCGCGCGCGCCCGAGGGATTCGAGGTGCTCGCTCGCACAGCAGCCACGCCCGTGGCCGCCTTCGCGAACGACACGCGCAAGTTCTACGGCGTGCAGTGGCACCCCGAGGTGAAGCACTCCGACCACGGGCAGAAGGTGCTCGAGAACTTCCTGCACAAGGCGGCGGGGCTCCCGGCCGACTGGAACAGCGGCAACGTCATCGCCGAGCAGGTTGAGCGCATTCGCGAGCAAGTCGGCTCGGGGCGCGTGATCTCCGCGCTTTCGGGCGGTGTCGACTCGGCCGTGTCGACGGCCCTCGTGCACAAGGCGGTCGGTGACAAGCTCACCGCGATCTTCGTCGACCACGGCCTTCTCCGGAAGGGCGAGAGGGAGCAGGTCGAGAACGACTACGTCGCCTCGACGGGTGTCCGGCTGATCACGGTCGACGCCCGCGAACGTTTCCTCGAGGCCCTCGCCGGCGTGAGCGACCCCGAGCAGAAGCGCAAGATCATCGGGCGTGAGTTCATCCGCGCCTTCGAGCAGGCCGAGCGCGACCTGATGGCCGAGGCGGCCGCCGACGGCGAGCCGATCCAGTTCCTCGTGCAGGGGACGCTGTACCCGGATGTCGTCGAGTCCGGCGGTGGCGCCGGCACGGCGAACATCAAGAGCCACCACAACGTGGGCGGCCTGCCCGAAGACCTGCAGTTCGAGCTCATCGAGCCGCTGCGAACGCTCTTCAAGGACGAGGTCCGCGCCATCGGCCGCGAGCTCGGACTTCCCGAGGCCATCGTCGGACGTCAGCCGTTTCCGGGGCCCGGCCTCGGGATCCGCATCGTGGGCGAGGTCACCGCTGACCGTCTCGAGATCCTGCGTGACGCCGACGCGATCGCCCGTGCCGAGCTGACGAAGGCGGGGCTGGATGCCGAGATCTGGCAATGCCCCGTCGTGCTGCTCGCCGATGTGCGATCGGTGGGAGTGCAGGGGGACGGGCGCACCTACGGACATCCGATCGTCCTGCGTCCCGTCTCGAGCGAAGACGCGATGACCGCGGACTGGACGCGCCTGCCCTACGACGTGCTGTCGAAGATCTCCAACCGGATCACGAACGAGGTCCGCGACGTGAACCGCGTGGTGCTCGACGTCACCTCGAAGCCCCCGGGGACCATCGAGTGGGAGTGA
- a CDS encoding DUF3817 domain-containing protein, giving the protein MPRAPKLATFPAIRNALRFYQICSVITGVGLLLLLAEMILKYTPIHTELFAGGSGGLLWFAPVIAGADCEWWSLFLPQTNSCEMLSTGDGFNISLAILVVHGWFYVVYLFSCFRVWSLMRWSFPRFILLALGGVVPALSFFMEARVAREVRTYLAEREAAEAAASIPATEGTR; this is encoded by the coding sequence ATGCCTCGCGCCCCGAAACTCGCCACGTTCCCGGCGATCCGGAACGCACTGCGCTTCTACCAGATCTGTTCGGTGATCACGGGTGTCGGCCTGCTGCTCCTGCTCGCCGAGATGATCCTGAAGTACACCCCGATCCACACCGAGCTCTTCGCCGGCGGGTCGGGTGGTCTGCTCTGGTTCGCGCCCGTGATCGCCGGTGCCGACTGCGAGTGGTGGTCGCTGTTCCTGCCGCAGACGAACTCGTGCGAGATGCTCTCGACGGGCGACGGCTTCAACATCTCGCTCGCGATCCTCGTCGTGCACGGCTGGTTCTACGTCGTGTATCTGTTCTCCTGCTTCCGCGTATGGAGTCTCATGCGCTGGTCGTTCCCCCGCTTCATCCTGCTCGCACTCGGCGGCGTCGTGCCCGCCCTGTCGTTCTTCATGGAGGCCCGCGTCGCACGCGAGGTGAGGACCTACCTCGCCGAGCGCGAAGCCGCTGAGGCCGCCGCATCCATCCCCGCCACGGAAGGCACCCGGTGA
- a CDS encoding SURF1 family protein, whose translation MSSIDSAPSAAPAAAFAPTLREVMLRPWWLGMLAFALLVAAVFAWLGQWQLSRAVDTSPPPPGQTEQVRPLADVAEPGEYLPEPLVGQRVEARGSFVADDFEVVSSRFDRGEEGYWVTGQLRVDPESARSSDPTSLAVAVGWTADRAEADAAAAALDADPPQDVALTGRIISDEGPALPGRGADPQEMTRMSPAALLSRWHDTAGLDVYRGYLTSAESFGGLTAIHSPAPDERSNVNWLNIFYAVEWAVFAGFAFYMWYRLAKDAWEKELEDLEDEREDADVPAAGSVPPGRD comes from the coding sequence ATGAGCTCGATCGACTCCGCTCCCTCCGCAGCGCCGGCGGCGGCTTTCGCGCCTACGCTGCGCGAGGTCATGCTGCGCCCGTGGTGGCTGGGCATGCTCGCCTTCGCGCTGCTCGTGGCGGCGGTGTTCGCGTGGCTCGGCCAGTGGCAGCTCTCGCGCGCCGTCGACACCTCGCCGCCCCCGCCGGGTCAGACCGAGCAGGTGCGCCCGCTCGCCGATGTGGCCGAACCCGGCGAATACCTGCCCGAGCCGCTGGTCGGTCAGCGGGTGGAGGCGCGCGGGTCGTTCGTCGCCGACGACTTCGAGGTCGTCTCGTCGCGCTTCGACCGCGGCGAGGAGGGGTACTGGGTGACCGGTCAGCTCCGGGTCGATCCCGAGTCCGCGCGGTCGTCCGATCCGACCTCGCTCGCCGTCGCGGTGGGGTGGACGGCCGACCGAGCCGAGGCGGATGCCGCCGCGGCGGCACTCGACGCCGATCCGCCGCAGGATGTCGCCCTCACGGGACGCATCATCTCCGACGAAGGCCCCGCGCTGCCGGGGCGTGGCGCCGATCCGCAGGAGATGACGCGGATGTCGCCCGCCGCGCTGCTCAGCCGCTGGCACGACACGGCGGGGCTCGACGTCTACCGCGGCTACCTCACGTCCGCGGAGTCGTTCGGGGGCCTGACCGCGATCCACTCGCCGGCGCCGGACGAGCGGTCGAACGTGAACTGGCTCAACATCTTCTACGCCGTCGAGTGGGCGGTGTTCGCGGGCTTCGCCTTCTACATGTGGTACCGCCTGGCCAAGGACGCATGGGAGAAAGAGCTCGAAGACCTCGAGGACGAACGCGAGGACGCTGACGTCCCCGCCGCGGGAAGCGTCCCGCCGGGCCGCGACTAG
- a CDS encoding GuaB3 family IMP dehydrogenase-related protein: MEIELGRAKRARRAYAFDDIAVVPSRRTRNTEDVSTAWSIDAFQFSIPVLGAPMDSVTSPRTAIMLGQLGGLGVLDLEGLWTRYDDPEPLLAEIAGLPDASATRRMQELYAEPIKPGLVRDRLAEIRAAGVTVAGSLTPQRTQELYETVVAAGVDLFVIRGTTVSAEHVSSVDEPLNLKKFIYDLDVPVIVGGAATYTAALHLMRTGAAGVLVGFGGGAASTTRATLGLHAPMATAVADVAGARRDYLDESGGRYVHVIADGGVGTSGDIVKALAMGADAVMLGVALARATDAPGQGFHWGPEAHHAQLPRGRRVAVEQVGSLEEVLYGPAPVADGTANLIGALKKSMATTGYSDLKEFQRVEVVVAPYSVR, from the coding sequence ATGGAGATCGAGCTCGGCCGCGCCAAGCGCGCCCGTCGGGCCTACGCGTTCGACGACATCGCGGTGGTGCCCTCGCGGCGCACCCGCAACACCGAGGACGTGTCGACCGCTTGGTCGATCGATGCGTTCCAGTTCTCGATCCCGGTGCTCGGCGCTCCGATGGACTCCGTCACCAGTCCCCGCACGGCGATCATGCTCGGTCAGCTCGGCGGACTGGGCGTGCTCGACCTCGAGGGGCTCTGGACGCGATACGACGACCCCGAGCCCCTGCTCGCCGAGATCGCGGGACTGCCTGATGCGTCGGCGACCCGACGCATGCAGGAGCTCTACGCCGAGCCGATCAAGCCCGGGCTCGTGCGCGACCGCCTGGCCGAGATCCGCGCGGCGGGCGTCACGGTGGCCGGCTCGCTCACCCCGCAGCGCACGCAGGAGCTGTACGAGACGGTCGTCGCCGCGGGCGTCGACCTGTTCGTCATCCGAGGCACGACGGTGTCGGCCGAGCACGTCTCGAGCGTCGACGAGCCCCTGAATCTCAAGAAGTTCATCTACGACCTCGACGTCCCGGTGATCGTCGGCGGCGCGGCGACCTACACCGCTGCCCTGCACCTCATGCGCACGGGGGCGGCCGGTGTGCTCGTCGGCTTCGGCGGCGGCGCCGCCTCGACCACCCGCGCGACCCTGGGCCTGCACGCTCCGATGGCCACGGCTGTGGCCGACGTCGCCGGAGCACGTCGCGACTACCTCGACGAGTCGGGCGGGCGTTACGTCCATGTCATCGCCGATGGCGGCGTCGGCACGTCGGGCGACATCGTCAAGGCGCTCGCGATGGGTGCCGACGCCGTGATGCTGGGCGTCGCCCTGGCGCGCGCGACGGATGCCCCCGGCCAGGGCTTCCACTGGGGACCCGAGGCCCACCACGCTCAGCTTCCCCGCGGTCGCCGTGTGGCGGTGGAGCAGGTCGGCTCGCTCGAAGAGGTGCTCTACGGCCCGGCGCCGGTCGCGGACGGCACCGCGAACCTCATCGGCGCGCTGAAGAAGTCGATGGCGACGACCGGCTACTCCGACCTCAAGGAGTTCCAGCGCGTGGAGGTCGTGGTGGCGCCGTACAGCGTGCGGTGA
- a CDS encoding ABC-F family ATP-binding cassette domain-containing protein, translating into MGSLDIQGVSYTLPDGRPLLDEVTFRVGAGSTTALIGQNGAGKTTLLRIIRGDAAAHGGVVQIDGGLGVMDQFVGHGVAGETVHDLLISVAPDRVRLAARELDDAENAVIASDELDTQMRYAAAIADYADAGGYEYETVWDTCTTAALGVPFERASYRELTTLSGGEQKRLALEALLRGPDEVLLLDEPDNYLDVPGKRWLEEQLRETTKTVLLVSHDRELLARAADRIVTLEAGGAGSTAWVHGGSFETYHRARDDRMARLDELRRRWDEEHAKLKKFVADMKVKAAASDDFASRYRAAQTRLRRFEEAGPPEERPAEQNLQLRLRGSRTGKRAVVADGLELIGLMQPFDLEVWFGDRVAVLGSNGSGKSHFLRLLAAGGTAPDALLGHVTTVGAALEPVAHAGSVTLGARVVPGWFAQTHRHPEFAGRTLLEILHRGDDRRAGMPRDAASSALDRYGLVRQAEQSFDSLSGGQQARFQVLLLELSGATLLLLDEPTDNLDLTSAEALEQALAAFEGTVLAVTHDRWFARSFDRFVVFGGDGRVYESGEAVWDEQRVARAR; encoded by the coding sequence ATGGGATCGCTCGACATCCAAGGTGTCTCGTACACCCTCCCCGACGGCAGGCCGCTGCTCGACGAGGTGACGTTCCGTGTCGGCGCAGGCTCGACGACCGCGCTGATCGGTCAGAACGGCGCGGGAAAGACGACGCTGCTGCGCATCATCCGCGGGGATGCCGCGGCCCACGGCGGCGTCGTCCAGATCGACGGCGGGCTCGGGGTCATGGACCAGTTCGTCGGGCACGGCGTCGCCGGTGAGACCGTCCACGACCTGCTCATCTCGGTCGCGCCCGATCGCGTCCGCCTCGCCGCCCGCGAGCTGGATGACGCCGAGAACGCCGTGATCGCCTCCGACGAGCTCGACACCCAGATGCGCTACGCCGCCGCGATCGCCGACTACGCCGACGCCGGCGGCTACGAGTACGAGACCGTATGGGACACCTGCACGACGGCGGCTCTCGGCGTCCCGTTCGAGCGGGCGAGCTATCGCGAGCTGACGACCCTGTCGGGCGGCGAGCAGAAGCGGCTCGCTCTCGAGGCGCTGCTGCGCGGACCCGATGAGGTGCTCCTGCTCGACGAGCCCGACAACTACCTCGACGTCCCGGGCAAGCGCTGGCTCGAGGAGCAGTTGCGCGAGACGACCAAGACGGTCCTGCTCGTCTCGCACGACCGAGAGCTGCTCGCGCGCGCCGCCGACCGCATCGTGACGCTCGAGGCCGGGGGAGCAGGCAGCACGGCGTGGGTCCACGGCGGGAGCTTCGAGACCTACCACCGCGCCCGCGACGACCGGATGGCCCGCCTCGACGAGCTGCGCCGTCGGTGGGACGAGGAGCACGCGAAACTGAAGAAGTTCGTCGCCGACATGAAGGTGAAGGCGGCCGCGAGCGACGACTTCGCCTCGCGGTACCGGGCGGCCCAGACGCGCCTGCGCCGGTTCGAGGAGGCCGGTCCTCCCGAGGAACGCCCCGCCGAGCAGAACCTCCAGCTGCGCCTGCGCGGGTCGCGTACTGGCAAGCGCGCGGTCGTCGCCGATGGACTCGAGCTCATCGGCCTCATGCAGCCGTTCGACCTCGAGGTCTGGTTCGGCGATCGCGTGGCCGTGCTCGGCTCCAACGGTTCGGGGAAGTCCCACTTCCTGCGGCTGCTCGCAGCCGGCGGCACAGCGCCCGACGCGCTGCTCGGGCACGTCACCACCGTCGGTGCCGCCCTCGAGCCGGTCGCTCACGCCGGCAGCGTCACGCTCGGGGCGCGAGTCGTCCCGGGCTGGTTCGCCCAGACCCACCGGCATCCGGAGTTCGCCGGCCGCACCCTGCTGGAGATCCTGCATCGGGGCGACGACCGCCGAGCCGGGATGCCACGGGATGCCGCGAGCTCGGCGCTGGACCGCTACGGGCTCGTCCGCCAGGCCGAGCAGAGCTTCGACAGCCTCTCGGGCGGCCAGCAGGCGCGGTTCCAGGTGCTGCTGCTCGAGCTCTCCGGCGCGACGCTGCTGCTGCTCGACGAGCCGACCGACAACCTCGACCTCACGTCGGCCGAGGCCCTCGAGCAGGCGCTCGCCGCGTTCGAGGGGACGGTCCTCGCGGTCACGCACGACCGCTGGTTCGCGCGCTCGTTCGATCGGTTCGTCGTCTTCGGTGGAGACGGACGCGTCTACGAGTCGGGCGAGGCGGTCTGGGACGAGCAGCGCGTCGCCCGTGCTCGCTGA
- a CDS encoding FAD-dependent oxidoreductase: protein MSRIVIIGAGVMGLATAWALTRRGERPIVLERFGRGHTHGASHGETRNFNNAYADTHYLDLLQRAREGWDALGEVGGEPLLRRHGLVTHGVGSDLGGAADGDAGLETIARSLRERGIPVEMLAAAEAGARWPGMRFETDVLFSSDAGVARASAAMLELERRVLAAGGEVRWGAPVTGVDDLGERGARVQLADGGEIEADVVVATVGAWTERLLRGIRLPRLTVTEETPAHFAPTTGPWPSFNHRLDPARYPAPVYGMPTPGEGVKVGFHRVGDVVDPDERPHRVTHHDTLVDYVREWMPGLDPGSAVHLSCTYTSTDDSAFVLDRVGSVVVGAGFSGHGFKFAPGVGATLADLALDAAARAAAPFRLPAA from the coding sequence ATGAGTCGCATCGTGATCATCGGCGCCGGCGTCATGGGCCTCGCCACCGCATGGGCACTGACCCGGCGCGGTGAACGGCCCATCGTGCTCGAGCGCTTCGGGCGCGGACACACGCACGGGGCCTCGCACGGCGAGACACGCAACTTCAACAACGCCTACGCCGACACCCACTACCTCGACCTGCTGCAGCGAGCGCGCGAGGGCTGGGATGCGCTCGGCGAGGTCGGCGGCGAGCCACTGCTGCGGCGGCACGGGCTCGTGACCCACGGGGTCGGCAGTGACCTCGGCGGCGCCGCCGACGGCGACGCGGGGCTCGAGACGATCGCCCGGAGCCTGCGCGAACGCGGCATCCCGGTCGAGATGCTCGCGGCGGCGGAGGCGGGTGCGCGCTGGCCCGGGATGCGGTTCGAGACGGATGTGCTGTTCTCGTCGGACGCCGGTGTCGCGCGGGCGTCGGCGGCGATGCTCGAGCTCGAGCGGCGCGTGCTCGCCGCCGGTGGAGAGGTGCGCTGGGGCGCGCCGGTGACGGGGGTCGACGACCTCGGCGAGCGCGGCGCGCGCGTGCAGCTCGCAGACGGAGGAGAGATCGAGGCGGATGTCGTCGTCGCGACGGTCGGCGCCTGGACCGAGCGCCTGCTGCGCGGCATCCGCTTGCCGCGCCTGACGGTGACCGAAGAGACTCCGGCGCATTTCGCTCCGACGACCGGCCCGTGGCCCTCGTTCAACCATCGGCTCGACCCGGCGCGCTACCCGGCGCCGGTCTACGGCATGCCGACGCCGGGCGAAGGCGTGAAGGTCGGATTCCACCGCGTCGGAGACGTCGTCGACCCTGACGAGCGGCCCCACCGTGTGACGCACCACGACACGCTCGTCGACTACGTGCGCGAATGGATGCCGGGCCTCGACCCGGGCTCCGCTGTACACCTGTCGTGCACCTACACCTCGACCGATGACAGCGCGTTCGTGCTCGACCGCGTCGGCTCGGTCGTGGTGGGCGCGGGGTTCTCGGGCCACGGCTTCAAGTTCGCGCCCGGTGTCGGGGCGACTCTCGCCGACCTCGCCCTCGATGCGGCGGCTCGCGCGGCCGCGCCGTTCCGGCTGCCCGCGGCCTGA
- a CDS encoding endonuclease domain-containing protein has protein sequence MPRRPAPSEVADWVDAAGGIAHRSAVLAAGFPVRVLREAVAGGGLRMVRRAWCVSAGAPHDLLAAASAGGRLTCVSLARRRGWWVPDGIRERHHVHLLPRASSSGLIGADVSAHWTRALCPVARSDLEAGIEDALGHIAQCLSRDEALVVWESASRAEALAPEALRAVPWTSIAARELASAVTGLSDSGLETLIFAPLRERGVAVVQQARIAGRFVDGLIGEALVVQVDGFAFHSSSAQRTADVAHDAELRLRGYTVLRFTYRQVVHERAAVQRTLQRALAQRLHLWP, from the coding sequence ATGCCGCGCCGTCCTGCTCCCTCCGAAGTGGCCGACTGGGTGGATGCCGCCGGCGGTATCGCGCATCGCAGCGCGGTGCTCGCAGCCGGGTTCCCGGTGCGCGTGCTGCGCGAGGCCGTGGCCGGAGGCGGACTGCGGATGGTGCGCCGCGCGTGGTGCGTCTCCGCCGGGGCTCCGCACGACCTGCTCGCCGCGGCATCCGCCGGCGGCAGGCTCACGTGCGTCTCGCTCGCGCGGCGGCGCGGCTGGTGGGTTCCCGACGGCATTCGCGAACGACACCACGTCCACCTCTTGCCGCGCGCCTCGTCATCGGGCCTCATCGGCGCCGACGTCAGCGCCCACTGGACGCGGGCGCTCTGCCCCGTCGCGCGGTCGGATCTCGAAGCCGGGATCGAGGACGCTCTCGGCCACATCGCCCAATGCCTGTCGCGCGACGAGGCGCTCGTGGTGTGGGAATCGGCATCCCGCGCCGAAGCTCTGGCGCCCGAAGCTCTGCGCGCGGTGCCCTGGACCTCCATCGCCGCGCGTGAGCTCGCCTCCGCTGTGACGGGACTATCCGACTCCGGCCTGGAGACGCTGATCTTCGCCCCCTTACGCGAGCGCGGTGTCGCCGTCGTGCAACAGGCCCGCATCGCCGGCCGATTCGTCGACGGCCTCATCGGCGAGGCGCTGGTCGTTCAGGTCGACGGATTCGCGTTCCACTCCTCGAGCGCGCAGCGCACCGCGGACGTCGCCCACGACGCCGAGCTGCGGCTGCGCGGCTACACGGTGCTGCGCTTCACGTACCGGCAGGTGGTGCACGAGCGTGCCGCCGTCCAGCGCACCCTGCAGCGCGCTCTCGCTCAGCGACTCCACCTGTGGCCGTGA
- the guaB gene encoding IMP dehydrogenase: MSDYNDPFGFVGLTYDDVLLLPGHTDVIPSEADTSSRVTRRITVATPLLSAAMDTVTEARLAIAIAREGGIGIIHRNLSIEEQAAMVDRVKRSESGMITDPITTTPDATIEEVDALCGQYRISGLPVIDDEGHLLGIVTNRDMRFVSGFERQTTKVRDVMTSENLVTGRVGIGANEVIALFAHHRVEKLPLLDDEGKLAGLITIKDFDKSEKYPLATKDDQGRLRVGAAIGFFGDAWQRAEALRDAGVDVIVVDTANGQSAGVIDMVKRLKADASFEHIDVIGGNVATREGAQALIDAGVDAVKVGVGPGSICTTRVVAGVGVPQVTAIYEASLAAREAGIPIIADGGLQYSGDIAKALVAGADSVMLGSLLAGTDESPGEIVFQGGKQFKQYRGMGSLGALQTRGKKTSYSKDRYFQADVPSDDKLIPEGIEGQVAYRGPVSAVAYQLIGGLRQSMFYVGARTVEELKARGKFVRITSAGLKESHPHDVQIVVEAPNYKR; encoded by the coding sequence ATGAGCGACTACAACGACCCGTTCGGATTCGTCGGCCTCACCTACGACGACGTCCTGCTCCTGCCGGGGCACACCGACGTCATCCCGTCCGAGGCCGATACGTCGTCGCGCGTGACGCGCCGCATCACCGTGGCGACGCCCCTGCTGTCGGCCGCGATGGACACCGTCACCGAGGCGCGCCTGGCGATCGCGATCGCCCGCGAAGGCGGCATCGGGATCATCCACCGCAACCTCTCCATCGAGGAGCAGGCGGCGATGGTCGACCGGGTCAAGCGCAGCGAGTCGGGCATGATCACCGACCCGATCACCACGACCCCCGACGCCACGATCGAAGAGGTCGACGCGCTCTGCGGGCAGTACCGCATCTCGGGTCTGCCGGTCATCGACGACGAGGGGCATCTGCTCGGCATCGTCACGAACCGCGACATGCGCTTCGTCTCGGGCTTCGAGCGTCAGACCACGAAGGTGCGCGACGTCATGACGAGCGAGAACCTGGTCACCGGGCGGGTCGGCATCGGTGCGAACGAGGTCATCGCGCTCTTCGCCCACCACCGCGTCGAGAAGCTGCCCCTCCTCGACGACGAGGGCAAGCTCGCCGGTCTCATCACGATCAAGGACTTCGACAAGAGCGAGAAGTACCCCCTCGCCACGAAGGACGACCAGGGACGCCTGCGCGTCGGCGCGGCCATCGGCTTCTTCGGTGACGCGTGGCAGCGGGCCGAGGCCCTCCGCGACGCCGGTGTCGACGTGATCGTGGTCGACACCGCGAACGGCCAGTCCGCGGGCGTCATCGACATGGTCAAGCGGCTCAAGGCCGACGCATCCTTCGAGCACATCGACGTCATCGGCGGCAACGTCGCGACCCGCGAGGGCGCGCAGGCCCTCATCGACGCGGGTGTGGATGCCGTCAAGGTCGGCGTCGGGCCGGGCTCGATCTGCACCACGCGCGTCGTCGCCGGAGTCGGTGTTCCCCAGGTCACCGCGATCTACGAAGCATCGCTGGCCGCGCGCGAAGCCGGCATCCCGATCATCGCCGACGGCGGCCTGCAGTACTCGGGCGATATCGCCAAGGCCCTCGTCGCCGGTGCCGACTCGGTCATGCTCGGGTCGCTGCTCGCCGGAACCGACGAGTCGCCGGGCGAGATCGTCTTCCAGGGCGGCAAGCAGTTCAAGCAGTACCGCGGCATGGGTTCGCTCGGTGCGCTGCAGACCCGCGGCAAGAAGACCTCGTACTCGAAGGACCGCTACTTCCAGGCCGATGTGCCGAGCGACGACAAGCTCATCCCCGAGGGGATCGAGGGCCAGGTCGCCTATCGCGGCCCCGTGTCGGCCGTGGCCTACCAGCTCATCGGGGGACTGCGGCAGTCGATGTTCTATGTCGGCGCCCGCACCGTCGAAGAGCTCAAGGCTCGCGGCAAGTTCGTCCGCATCACCTCGGCCGGGCTCAAGGAGTCCCACCCCCACGATGTTCAGATCGTGGTGGAAGCCCCGAACTACAAGCGCTGA
- a CDS encoding branched-chain amino acid ABC transporter permease, protein MFSTLIAGLLAAVAFLGIASPALAAGDDAESLPFTIAGNVRTGGEPVEGVTIVVTGGDFEAEGETNERGSFSIGVPTKDVAYTVELVEDSLPSGVSVPEGFEPTIEVEFGATSTITRNFTLEAAERQTTSFVDQLLSRAVNGLNFGLMLALAAIGLSLVFGTTGLSNFAHGEMVTFGALAALLFSAGFSLPIWIAIPLAVAVSALFGLTMDAGLWRPLRRRGLGTVQLMIVSIGLSLALRYVFQMFVGGGTAQLPGGSTSVIPGLGPVRLTLTDVISMGVSLVVIAGFAWWLMRTRIGRATRAVSDNPSLAAASGIDVDAVVRVVWVVAAALAGLSGVLWAYFRPGIKWDMGTSILLLIFAAVTLGGLGTAFGALVGAIIVGLLVEVSTLWIPSDLKYVGALVVLIVILLFRPQGLLGRRERIG, encoded by the coding sequence ATGTTCTCGACGTTGATCGCCGGCCTCCTGGCCGCCGTGGCGTTCCTGGGCATCGCCTCCCCCGCCCTCGCCGCAGGCGACGACGCCGAGTCGTTGCCGTTCACGATCGCGGGCAACGTCCGCACCGGCGGTGAACCCGTCGAGGGAGTCACCATCGTCGTGACCGGCGGCGACTTCGAAGCCGAAGGCGAGACGAACGAGAGAGGCAGCTTCTCGATCGGCGTTCCGACCAAGGACGTCGCCTACACCGTCGAGCTCGTCGAAGACAGCCTCCCCTCGGGGGTGTCGGTTCCGGAGGGCTTCGAGCCCACCATCGAGGTGGAGTTCGGCGCGACCAGCACGATCACGCGCAACTTCACCCTCGAAGCGGCCGAGCGGCAGACGACGAGCTTCGTCGACCAGCTGCTCTCCCGCGCGGTCAACGGGCTGAACTTCGGTCTCATGCTGGCCCTCGCCGCGATCGGCCTCTCGCTCGTGTTCGGCACGACGGGACTGTCGAACTTCGCCCACGGCGAGATGGTCACCTTCGGCGCGCTCGCCGCGCTGCTGTTCTCAGCCGGTTTCAGCCTGCCGATCTGGATCGCGATCCCGTTGGCGGTCGCCGTGTCGGCGCTGTTCGGGCTGACGATGGATGCCGGCCTGTGGCGACCGCTGCGACGCCGCGGCCTCGGCACCGTGCAGCTCATGATCGTCTCGATCGGCCTCTCGCTCGCGCTGCGCTACGTCTTCCAGATGTTCGTCGGCGGCGGGACGGCGCAGCTCCCCGGCGGTTCGACCTCGGTCATCCCCGGACTCGGCCCCGTCCGTCTCACCCTCACCGACGTGATCAGCATGGGTGTCTCACTCGTGGTCATCGCCGGCTTCGCCTGGTGGCTGATGCGCACGAGGATCGGCCGCGCGACCCGGGCCGTCTCGGACAACCCCTCGCTCGCCGCGGCCAGCGGCATCGACGTCGACGCGGTGGTCCGGGTCGTCTGGGTGGTCGCCGCAGCCCTCGCCGGCCTGTCCGGTGTGCTGTGGGCCTACTTCCGCCCGGGCATCAAGTGGGACATGGGCACCAGCATCCTGCTGCTCATCTTCGCCGCCGTCACGCTCGGCGGTCTCGGGACCGCCTTCGGCGCGCTCGTGGGCGCCATCATCGTGGGGCTCCTCGTCGAGGTGTCGACGCTGTGGATCCCCTCCGACCTCAAGTACGTCGGCGCGCTGGTCGTGCTGATCGTCATCCTGCTGTTCCGCCCGCAGGGTCTCCTCGGGCGCCGAGAGCGAATCGGATAG